DNA from Bacteroidales bacterium:
CAACTTCGGCTACTGATGGAGGGAATTTTACGATTTCTTCTACATAAACTCCCGGTGTTTTGTAAGATGTTGCCATGGTTTTTGATTGTTTATTTTTTAGTTTATAATCTTATTTATTTCTATTTTTTATTTATTGTTTTTGTAAACTTTATATAATTTGTATCAAGCCAGTTTGTATCAAAAGGCAGAAAACTATTTTTCAAAATTTTTATCAAAGCCGTACAACCATTGAATTCACTGGTAGTATCAATAAAATAATTTGTAATAAAACTTCCAATTTCCAAAGTATAAACTCCCGATTGCTGATTGCTTAAATCAATGCTGCAATTAAAATAATCGTCATCATTTTTTTTAGAAATATTCTCGGAAATAATATTACCATCCTGATTTTTTATTTTCCATGATGCTTCATCTGCGCTACTTAACCCGCAATCCGTATCTTTTACGTTTACTGAAAAAATTACAGGTTTCAAAATTATTTTTTGATAAATTAATTCAACAGAAGTTGATGTGCTGTCTTTTTTTTCTCCTAAATATATTTGAGGAAAGCTATATTGCACATCAGATGTATCAGGGAAAAAATTTAAATTATTCAATAATGCAGAACTGTTGAAATATAATTTAAAATATAAGGCTTGGTTATCGTCCAAAACAAATTGCGGAACTATTTTCCCGGCATCACTTTCATCCTGCGAACCCTGAAAATAAACAAGAATGCCACCTTCATATGAATGATATCCCAAATCATGATTCTTCATCAAAACCAATGTTGATGCTGATGGAATAATCATCACATCCTTATTGCTTGTTGATGAATCCTGTTCATAATTGATATCAACTGAAAAATATTTTTTATATAATGACCAAAGCATTTTTTTAATTATGATTTACGTAATATATCAAAACCAATTCCACGTACTTCGCCAACATCACCAAGTTTCTTGTTATCCTGTATGCTCAATAATTTCACTTTATATAAAACCGATGGAACTATTTTACTTCCCATAGTCTGCCATAGGCTGTTATTCTGCTCGAATGACAATGAATACAATTCAATTATCAATGATTCAAGATTTGTGATTTCTTTTGGAAAATCATCTTTTTCAAAAACATTTTTGCCCTGAAAAATAGTAATGATATGCGATATTTGTTTTAAAGCTTCAGTATAATCGGTTTTCTGCGCCGAAAAAAGTATATACAGATTCAGTTTTATTTCAGGGTTTACAATTTTATAACTGGAGTCATAAACATTCTCTTTTCTATAATGATTCTGATTCTTATAAAATTTTTCTTCTTCAATATTAATCAAGGTAATATATAAACTATCGGAGGATCCCTCTTTACTAATGCTGTCAATTTTAGTTTCTACAGGAGCTCCAAGCCGTGAATTCAATTCTTCGCTTACATACTTTTTTATAAATGTTAATGCATTGTCAATCATAGCTTATACCTTATATATACATAATCAAATATAATTTTTTTGCTTAAATATATATTATTATCGATTCTTATAATATTTTTTTGTTTGAATAGAAATTAAAGTGTGCCAAAAATAAAATAAAAATGTAACTTGCAAGCAATTTTTTAATTTTTTTTGATTTTTTTAAAACGATTAAGATAAAAACTGTATGTCGGTCAATAGTTTGATAAACCGATTAGCCATAAATTTTAAATATTCTGATGGTATTGAAAGGGGAATAGCATTACCACTCAGCCAGGAATATTATGAAACGCTCATTCAACCTGCAATAGAGAAGGTTTTTGAAAAGTATAATCAATATGATATCCGAATCGAAAAGTTAGAAATTGATTTAAATAATTTAAGCATTGAAGAAATTCCTTTCCGTTTAACTCAATTTTTAGAAGAAGAGATCATAAAATATATCAGGAATAATAAACCTGAAGATTTTAAAAATCCTGAAATAAACTATCAAAAAAAAGAACCTGATTTAAACGATAAAACCCAGGCATTTATCTACTATCTGAAACATGCTATAATCCCTTGGTACTACTGCGGTTCAGACTTATTCGATATAAGTAAAATCACCTATGATATTTTCGTCCGTGCTGAAATAAAAATTGATTTTATTTATAATTTATTACATATTATATCCGGTGATAAAATTGCACTGCAACGATTTTATTATTTAACCGATGATGAAATTCTGGATAAAATACTGGTATCAATTACAAACGCTACTGAAATAAAAACCATTTACGAAATCATTACAAGGTCGATTGAGAAATTAAAAAGAAAACAAAAAGAAGAATTACGAAAAAGTTTTTTCGAATCGATCATACGTGAATCGTATTCAGGGCAAATGAATATGGATAAGGTCATACATACTTTTACTGACATAATTCTCCAACAACCACGATCCAATGTTTTAAAGAAAGAAATAACTACAGCCTTGATAATTTCTTCACCTGAAAAAAGAATTGCATCTATAATGGAAATTTTTTCAAAGCATATTTCAGAGAAAAGAATTTTTATCAAATCAATGTTGTACAACCAAGATGAAGATATTTCAAAATTAAATGATCGTTATTCTACGGAAACTTTCGCGGATTCAGATACAAAAAAAAGAATTCAAATTACCAATGCAGGTCTGGTGATTTTAAACCCTATGATAAAAAACCTTTTCGATGCATTGGGATTTATTGATTCGGGCGGAAAATTCAAATCAGAAAATTTGCGTCAGCGTTCTGTTCATATTCTGCAATCGATTACCGGATTACCAGGAAAACATTATGAACATTTATTACCCCTGAATAAAATTATTTGCGGCATGAATATGCTTACACCTGTTGACCCCATATTCCGTATAAAAAAACAGGAACGTGATGAAATCAACGATATGATTAAAGCGGTACTGGAATATTGGAGCGCGTTAAAAAGCACATCAGTAAAGGGTTTGCAGGAATCATTTATCCAACGTAAGGGAACGATAGAAAAAAGCGACAAAGACTGGATACTGCGTGTTGAAAATACAGGTATTGACTTGCTTCTTGATGAACTTCCCTGGAGCATTAATATTTTAAATTATCCGTGGAACGATTATATTATACATGTTGAATGGAAACATTAGAATTAAAAAAACAAAGCATTAATAAACTGGCTGCAAACGCCGCATTTATTGAACAAGAATTAAAATGGTTCAGTGAAGTTGTAAATACTCGATTAAAAATTTATTTTAATCATGATAGTATTTTTTCATCGATAGAAGAAATACCTGCACCTGAAATAGAAGGAACTCAAAGCCTATACGAGAATTTTATTGAGTCATATAAACTGAATCGTATGGACAGGATTTGTTTAATGCTTTCATTTGTGCCACTATTAAAACCACAATTATTCGATTGCTTCAATATAAAAAATGCCAACACCGACCAGCGCTTTACTGAATTCGGCTGTATTCGCGGCAATCATCATAATGGACTGATACCAACTTTCGAAACACTTTTATTTATTATTGCCGGAGATAATATTTCTGAGCGACTGAATTATATCAATTATTTTCATCATCATTTTTTATTCAAAAAAAGAATGCTGAATTTTGAATTGATATCAGAAAATGAACCTCAGCATAGCGCTATTATTACACCATCTGTTGATTTAATTGCAACACTTATTAAAAGCGGAAAATATTCTCCTGAATTTTCAATGAGATTTCCGGCACGTAAGATTACTACTGAACAACGCTGGGATGAGCTGGTACTTGATGATACGATATTTTCTCAGATCAATGAGATCAAAACATGGATTGAACTGGGCGATAAAATGCTTGATGAATGGAATCTGCGTCGCAAAATGAAACCCGGCTATCGAAGTCTTTTTTACGGACCTTCAGGGTCAGGAAAAACTTTTACTGCAACATTACTTGGGAAGTATACCAACAGGGATGTTTATTGCGTTGACCTTTCGATGGTGGTATCAAAATATATTGGAGAAACTGAAAAAAATCTTTCAAAAATATTTGAAAGCGCAGAAGATAAAAACTGGATTTTATTTTTTGATGAAGCTGATGCATTGTTCGGGAAACGTACCAACATCAAGGATTCGCATGATCGTTATGCTAACCAGGAAGTTTCGTATTTACTACAACGTGTTGAAGATTATAACGGACTTGTTGTTCTTTCAACAAACTTAAAAACTAATATTGACGATGCTTTTGCGCGACGTTTTCAAAGTGTGATTCAATTTACCATTCCTAATGCAGAACAGCGCGAACGTTTATGGAAGAATACTTTTTCCGAAAGAACTGTTTTCGCTAAGGATGTTAACCTTACTGAAATAGCCGAAAAATATGAAGTTACGGGGGGGGCAATATTGAATATAGTCCGCTATTGCTCACTAATGGCAATGAGCAGGAATAATAATATCATTCTTAGCTCTGATATTATTAATGGTATCCGAAAAGAATTTCATAAAGAAGGTAAAACAATTTAATTGAAAAAATTAAATATCATTTATTATGAAATATCCATGCAAACGTAAATTTACACTAACCGTGATGAATAAAATCAAACAGGAGTTTGATCAGGAATTTACTTTGGCATGGATATTCACGAGCTTGCTAGTGTTGCGCCCCATGAATATCGGGGGTGGGAGCAAGCCTGCCCGACTGGCAAGGCGGGTAACAAAAAATATCATTTCTGACAACATACATATTTTATAAACATTATCATTTTTATACAGATGAAAACAAATGACCTAAGGAAAAAGCTAAAATGTATTTTTAGAACCACTATAGTTATTATTTTCTTTTTATTATCATTCCGGGTGAATGTAAATTCACAACCGGTCAATCATATTAATCAATCAACACAGCATCTTTCGCTCCTTAAACGATCTCTAAGATATTATACGAATACAGGAAAACCCGACACTGTAATTAAAAGCGGGGATAAAACAGAAACATTTGAACAAAAGTCGATACAAAATAAAAAATTATCGGGGTTACTACTCCCGGAAATTTATATAAGCACAATTAAGAACGGAAACAGGCAGGTTTCTTTCAGTATTTTTATTGACACCACCTTTTCATTAGCTTATGATGCATCAGCAAATAAATACACCGGTTCATTCAAAATCACTCTTCTTGAAAATACAACTGCGAATACTGAAGAAAAAAAATTAAAAAAACCTGTTTCTTTAGATTTATGGGTTAATCAAAATGTAAAAGTTTCTCCTGAAAAAATAAATATTGATCACATCAACTATCCTCCAACCGAAATAAAAATAACTGACCAATCTTCGGATAACCCTGTTCCCATTAAGGTTATTACCAGTTTTAATTCCAAAGGCTACACTGTTCATCTGAATAAAGAAACGATACTATATATTGAAACCGATGAACAATCCGTTCAGGGTTATGGAGTAGAATCGATCCCCATAAATATTTCTTTGAAAAATTTTACCGGAAACGAAAATATAAAAGTTACCATAAGTACAGATAAAGGCATTGTAAATCCACAGCAATTAACCCTTTCGAAAGAATCTCCAAATGGCTCAGTAACCCTAACTTCAGCAGGAACCAGTAAATCAACAATAAGAATAAGCGCTAACGGTTTTGCAGATAACACAAAAGTT
Protein-coding regions in this window:
- a CDS encoding ATP-binding protein, which encodes METLELKKQSINKLAANAAFIEQELKWFSEVVNTRLKIYFNHDSIFSSIEEIPAPEIEGTQSLYENFIESYKLNRMDRICLMLSFVPLLKPQLFDCFNIKNANTDQRFTEFGCIRGNHHNGLIPTFETLLFIIAGDNISERLNYINYFHHHFLFKKRMLNFELISENEPQHSAIITPSVDLIATLIKSGKYSPEFSMRFPARKITTEQRWDELVLDDTIFSQINEIKTWIELGDKMLDEWNLRRKMKPGYRSLFYGPSGSGKTFTATLLGKYTNRDVYCVDLSMVVSKYIGETEKNLSKIFESAEDKNWILFFDEADALFGKRTNIKDSHDRYANQEVSYLLQRVEDYNGLVVLSTNLKTNIDDAFARRFQSVIQFTIPNAEQRERLWKNTFSERTVFAKDVNLTEIAEKYEVTGGAILNIVRYCSLMAMSRNNNIILSSDIINGIRKEFHKEGKTI
- a CDS encoding contractile injection system tape measure protein codes for the protein MSVNSLINRLAINFKYSDGIERGIALPLSQEYYETLIQPAIEKVFEKYNQYDIRIEKLEIDLNNLSIEEIPFRLTQFLEEEIIKYIRNNKPEDFKNPEINYQKKEPDLNDKTQAFIYYLKHAIIPWYYCGSDLFDISKITYDIFVRAEIKIDFIYNLLHIISGDKIALQRFYYLTDDEILDKILVSITNATEIKTIYEIITRSIEKLKRKQKEELRKSFFESIIRESYSGQMNMDKVIHTFTDIILQQPRSNVLKKEITTALIISSPEKRIASIMEIFSKHISEKRIFIKSMLYNQDEDISKLNDRYSTETFADSDTKKRIQITNAGLVILNPMIKNLFDALGFIDSGGKFKSENLRQRSVHILQSITGLPGKHYEHLLPLNKIICGMNMLTPVDPIFRIKKQERDEINDMIKAVLEYWSALKSTSVKGLQESFIQRKGTIEKSDKDWILRVENTGIDLLLDELPWSINILNYPWNDYIIHVEWKH
- a CDS encoding DUF4255 domain-containing protein — encoded protein: MIDNALTFIKKYVSEELNSRLGAPVETKIDSISKEGSSDSLYITLINIEEEKFYKNQNHYRKENVYDSSYKIVNPEIKLNLYILFSAQKTDYTEALKQISHIITIFQGKNVFEKDDFPKEITNLESLIIELYSLSFEQNNSLWQTMGSKIVPSVLYKVKLLSIQDNKKLGDVGEVRGIGFDILRKS